In candidate division KSB1 bacterium, a genomic segment contains:
- a CDS encoding BrnA antitoxin family protein has protein sequence MRDHYDFSKMKGRKNPSIKYLMQPVTLHLDPDTIAYFKSMAEETGIPYQSLINLYLRDCAVNNRKLQMKWES, from the coding sequence ATGAGAGACCATTACGATTTTTCCAAAATGAAAGGGCGTAAAAATCCCTCCATAAAGTATTTGATGCAACCAGTAACTTTGCATCTTGACCCGGATACTATCGCTTATTTCAAGTCGATGGCGGAAGAAACCGGTATTCCTTATCAAAGCCTGATCAATCTTTATCTCCGCGATTGCGCAGTTAATAACCGCAAATTACAAATGAAATGGGAATCTTAA
- the cfa gene encoding cyclopropane fatty acyl phospholipid synthase: protein MKTIQLDRQNTHQTPNVRKAEELLAHTDIQLNGDRPWDIQVHNPEFYQRVLSGGSIALGESYMDGWWDCEAPDQFFHKLIMARLDSKVIPLSWKINILKTKILNMQTKLKSRKSVEKHYEFSTDLFISFLDPYNQYTCAYFNDTDDLDIAQEKKLELICRKLMLSPKDKVLDIGCGWGGFAKFAAERYQCHVTGLTISDKQLEYAKKICDGLPVTIIKSDYRDYKGTHDKVLVCGMIEHVGYKNYKTLMQTVNHCLKEEGLFLLQTIGNNISVTTTDPWSNKYIFQNAVIPSAKDITTAAEGLFVLNDWHSFGAFYDKTLMAWHRNFKKNWNSIKDSYDDRFYRMWTFYLLSCAGSFRSNKSQLWQIVFSKRERKAGYQSIR from the coding sequence ATGAAAACAATTCAACTTGATAGACAAAATACTCATCAAACTCCAAATGTTCGGAAGGCAGAAGAACTTCTTGCTCACACAGACATCCAACTTAATGGGGATAGACCCTGGGATATTCAGGTCCACAACCCGGAATTTTATCAAAGGGTCTTGTCAGGAGGGTCTATCGCATTAGGAGAATCTTATATGGATGGTTGGTGGGACTGTGAAGCCCCGGACCAGTTTTTCCACAAATTGATTATGGCCAGGTTAGACAGTAAAGTGATACCGCTGTCGTGGAAAATCAATATTTTAAAAACCAAAATTCTTAATATGCAGACCAAGTTAAAATCCAGAAAATCAGTTGAGAAGCATTATGAATTTAGTACTGACTTATTTATAAGTTTTTTAGATCCCTATAACCAATATACGTGTGCTTATTTCAATGATACTGATGACCTCGATATTGCGCAGGAAAAAAAGTTAGAATTGATTTGTAGAAAACTCATGTTATCTCCGAAAGACAAAGTTTTAGACATAGGTTGTGGCTGGGGCGGTTTTGCAAAATTTGCGGCGGAAAGATACCAATGCCATGTTACAGGCCTAACAATTTCTGACAAGCAATTGGAATATGCAAAAAAAATCTGCGACGGACTACCCGTTACGATTATCAAGTCTGACTATCGAGATTATAAAGGTACGCACGACAAGGTACTCGTGTGCGGCATGATTGAGCATGTGGGATATAAAAATTACAAAACCTTGATGCAAACTGTTAATCATTGCTTGAAGGAAGAGGGCCTGTTTTTATTGCAAACTATTGGGAATAACATTTCGGTCACGACAACAGATCCATGGTCTAATAAATACATATTTCAAAACGCAGTGATACCCTCTGCAAAAGATATTACCACAGCCGCAGAAGGATTGTTTGTGCTTAACGATTGGCACAGCTTTGGAGCTTTTTATGACAAAACGCTGATGGCATGGCATCGGAATTTTAAGAAAAACTGGAATAGTATCAAAGATAGTTATGATGATAGGTTCTATCGTATGTGGACATTTTATCTTCTCAGTTGTGCCGGTAGCTTTCGAAGCAACAAAAGCCAGTTGTGGCAGATTGTGTTCTCGAAAAGAGAAAGGAAAGCTGGCTACCAAAGCATACGTTGA